One Nicotiana sylvestris chromosome 12, ASM39365v2, whole genome shotgun sequence genomic window carries:
- the LOC104248676 gene encoding probable auxin efflux carrier component 1b translates to MISLSDLYHVLTAVVPLYVAMILAYGSVKWWKIFTPDQCSGINRFVALFAVPLLSFHFIASNNPYAMNYRFIAADTLQKIIVLFVLAIWSRVSSRGSLEWSITLFSLSTLPNTLVMGIPLLKGMYGEASGSLMVQIVVLQCIIWYTLMLFLFEYRGARMLIAEQFPDTAGDIISFKVDSDIISLDGKEPLETQAEVGEDGKLHVTVRKSTSSRSEIFSRKSHGGLNSGLSLTPRPSNLTNAEIYSLQSSRNPTPRGSSFNHTDFYSMVNGKNANMSPRTSNFGNFGFDEESGTAGFGRGNGVYGQGNAGYPAPTNAGIFSPATGPVTKKKANGAEGGRDLHMFVWSSSASPVSEGGIHVFRGGDYGNELGVGAHPKDYDEFGREEFTFGNKQSLNGNEGPVLSKIGSTTELRPKIAQEEIKATALPPASVMTRLILIMVWRKLIRNPNTYSSIIGLTWSLVSFKWNVQMPAIIAKSISILSDAGLGMAMFSLGLFMALSPRIIACGNTVAAFSMGVRFLTGPAVMAAASIAVGLRGVLLHIAIVQAALPQGIVPFVFAKEYGVHPAILSTGVIFGMLVALPITLVYYILLGL, encoded by the exons ATGATATCACTTTCAGACCTTTACCATGTTCTCACTGCTGTAGTTCCACTGTATGTAGCAATGATCTTAGCTTATGGTTCAGTAAAATGGTGGAAAATCTTCACCCCAGATCAATGTTCAGGGATCAATAGATTTGTTGCTCTTTTTGCTGTTCCATTGCTATCTTTTCACTTCATTGCTTCCAACAATCCTTATGCAATGAACTACAGGTTCATAGCTGCTGACACTCTTCAAAAAATCATAGTTCTTTTTGTTCTAGCCATTTGGTCAAGGGTGAGTTCAAGAGGTTCCCTTGAATGGTCCATTACTTTGTTCTCTCTTTCCACTTTACCAAACACTTTAGTTATGGGAATCCCTTTGTTAAAGGGTATGTATGGTGAAGCCTCAGGAAGTTTAATGGTCCAAATTGTTGTGCTTCAATGTATAATTTGGTATACTTTGATGCTTTTCTTGTTTGAATATAGAGGTGCAAGAATGCTTATTGCAGAACAGTTTCCTGATACTGCTGGGGATATTATTTCTTTTAAAGTGGATTCTGATATTATTTCATTAGATGGGAAAGAACCATTAGAAACTCAAGCTGAAGTTGGTGAAGATGGGAAGCTTCATGTTACTGTTAGAAAATCAACTAGTTCAAGGTCTGAAATTTTTTCAAGAAAGTCACATGGTGGTCTTAATTCTGGTCTTTCATTAACACCTAGACCATCAAACTTAACAAATGCTGAGATTTATTCATTACAATCTTCAAGAAATCCAACTCCTAGAGGTTCAAGCTTTAACCATACTGATTTCTACTCAATGGTGAATGGTAAAAATGCAAATATGAGTCCTAGGACATCAAACTTTGGAAACTTTGGATTTGATGAGGAGAGTGGAACTGCTGGATTTGGGAGAGGAAATGGGGTTTATGGGCAGGGGAATGCAGGGTACCCTGCTCCTACTAATGCCGGAATTTTTTCTCCGGCCACCGGTCCGGTGACAAAGAAGAAAGCTAATGGTGCAGAAGGTGGAAGAGATCTTCACATGTTTGTTTGGAGTTCAAGTGCTTCACCTGTATCTGAAGGAGGGATTCATGTCTTTAGGGGAGGTGACTATGGCAATGAGCTTGGAGTTGGAGCCCACCCTAAGG ATTATGATGAATTTGGCCGGGAAGAGTTCACGTTCGGGAACAAACAGAGCCTGAATGGAAATGAAGGGCCGGTGCTATCGAAGATTGGCTCCACAACCGAGCTCCGTCCGAAGATTGCTCAAGAAGAGATCAAGGCTACTGCCCTACCACCTGCTAGTGTTATGACCAGGCTCATTTTGATTATGGTGTGGCGAAAACTTATTAGGAACCCGAACACTTACTCCAGCATCATTGGCCTCACTTGGTCATTGGTTTCTTTCAA GTGGAATGTTCAAATGCCTGCGATTATAGCCAAATCGATATCGATCCTTTCTGATGCTGGCCTTGGAATGGCAATGTTTAGTCTTG GTTTGTTCATGGCATTGTCGCCTAGAATCATTGCCTGTGGGAATACAGTTGCTGCTTTCTCAATGGGTGTGAGATTCCTCACTGGTCCTGCAGTCATGGCTGCTGCCTCCATTGCTGTTGGTCTCCGAGGCGTGCTTTTGCATATTGCTATTGTTCAG GCAGCTCTACCTCAGGGAATTGTTCCATTTGTCTTTGCCAAGGAATATGGTGTCCATCCTGCTATATTGAGCACAGG GGTTATATTTGGAATGTTGGTAGCTCTTCCAATCACTTTGGTCTACTACATTTTGTTGGGGCTTTGA